GATGTCAGCAAATGCATCGAGTGTAAGCTTGCCGTCTGATATGACATGTAATTGTTTCTTCATTATATATCTCTCCATGCTGCCGATAGTTTGACAGTTAATGTTTTGATATTCTTACAGTTATAGGGAAAGCAGAAAACTTCATCATAGTGAACGAACATCAACTGCAGGGAAGAGCGGGTACTGTCCGGAAATAAAATAGGCCAGTGACAGGAGGGCAGCAAAATAAGCGATAAAAAACAGGTCGTACCTGGAAAACTCGATGCTGTAATAAAAAGTCCTGCTATCAGTCTGGGAGAAGCGCTTCGCCTCCATAGCCACTGCGATCCTGTATGCACGCCGAATACTTTGGGATAGAAGCGGAATAGAAAAGCTTCTAATAGAAGAAAAGATTCCACCCAAAGAATAGGACTGCTCCACACCTCTTACGGTCCGGGCATACCTGATTGTTGTGAACTCTTCAATCATGATTGGAACGAGACGGATTCCAGCCATGAAGCTGTAAGCATACTTTGGTTTAAGCTTCAACTGCTGCATCAGTGAATAAAACAGCATGACCGGACGGGTCGTAAGGGCAAATGTTAGGCCAAGCATGGCATAGATTAGCGCCCTGAATCCCAGGTGTATCCCTCTGAACAGGCTTTCCTGAGAAATATGCACCAACCCCCACTTTAAAAGGGTTGTTTCCCCTTTGCCGAAGAGAATCATCGACGAAGAGGTGGAAACAAAAATCAGGATGAACGGGATGGAGAAAAGCATGATTCTCCTGAATGGGTGTCCGGTGAAAAAGAGAAACAAAATACAGGGAGCTAAAGTGAACAGGACAATCAGGTTGATGTTATGGATGAACAATACGACGAAAAACAGGGAGGCAAATGTCAAAAGCTTCACACTTGGATTGATTTTATGAAGCCATGTCTCTTTGCTGTCAAATTGTATATGCATGGATGTCCTCCACTGAAATCTCGATTTCATCTTCTTCAAAGTTTTTTTCTGCCACAGTCACCTTACCCTCGCTGACATTCCACACCTTGGTAGCAAAGTGCTCAATGATGTGCCGGTCATGGGTTGCCATGATGATGATGCACCCTTTCGCCTGGTATTTCTCCAATAGTTCAAGGAGTGCGAATGTGTTTTGTGAATCTTGGCCAAAGGTGGGCTCATCCAGCAGGAGAATAAAAGGGTTTTGCGCAAATGCTGTTGCCACGCTGAGACGGCGTTTTTGCCCCATCGATAATTGGTAGGGATGAAGGTCTTGTTGATCAGCGAGTTTGAATAACAGCAGCAGCTCAGAAACCTTCTGCTGAACCGCAGTTTCATCTTCCTTTTTTTGCATGAAAGTAAAGGCAAGCTCGTCATATACCGTATTGGCCACGAATTGGAATTCCGGATTTTGAAATACAAATGCAGCATCCTTTGATACATCCTTGTTTTTGTGAATCATCCTGCCATCGATTTCATATGTGCCAGTTGTTGTCAGTAATTGAATCAGTGACAAGAGCAAAGTGCTTTTACCGGCACCATTTTTACCCGCCACAGCAATCCAGTCGCCAGACTCCGCCACAGCCCTCTCAATATGGATCTTCACGTTCTTCTTCCGGAAGCCTTTGAAATTCTCCAAAACTAGATGTTTTTTATTCTGTAAATCTAGCTTTTTTGATGGTGGTCTGGCAGTTTTATATTGTTCCCATACGCCTGGAAACCATATGCCGTTTTTCTGGAATTCGTTTTTATAAGAAGCAAAAACAAGCTCTGGTGTGCCATCGGCGATGATTGTTCCGGCATCGTCAAACACGATAACCCGGTCGATAAAATCAGCGACATGTTCGATTTTATGCTCGACGATAATCACGGTTTTATCTGAAGAAATCTTTTTAACCGTCTCCCAGATCATCTTTGTCCCTTCCGGATCGAGCATTGCAGTGGGCTCGTCAAAAAACAGGACGTCAGGATCAAGGGCAAGGACAGAAGCGATTGCCAGCCGCTGCTTCATCCCGCCTGAAAAAGTCTGGATGCTGGAATGTGGGCCATCAAGCTCAAGGCCCACGACTGAAAGTAGTTCGGCAATCCTTTCCGGCATTAATTCTCTTGGCAGCTGAAGGTTTTCAAGAACAAAGGCAATTTCTTCATCTGCATATGGCATACAAAATTGAGTATCCGGATCCTGGAAGACAAATCCCCAGGAATCTGGATAGATGGCACGTTCATAATGGATGGGAATCTCGACAGACTTAGGAATCAATCCAGACAGCGCCTGTAACAGAGTCGATTTTCCGCATCCCGTTGGCCCGAGCAGAAGAACCTTTTCTCCTTTTTCAAAAGTTATGGACAGGTCTTTGAATAGGAGCTTTTCAGCCCCGGGAAACTTTAATCTCAGTTTTTCAAACGATGATATAATTGACACTTGATCACTCCTGCTTATTGATTCAAGGAATCAAAGTCTTCCTTTGAAGCTGGTCTCAGGACATTTGTAACACCAGTCCGCTCAAGGGCCTTCACGATTACATGTGCAAGCAGCCCCGAGAAAAGAATGGATCCTGCAACCCTCATGACGACTAGTAAGGTAAGGTTCCATGCTGCCAAGTCCTCGATATAACCCTTATAGAAATCCATGATTAGAGAACCACCGCACGCTGCGATACTCGCGAGGCTGACGACAAACACTCCGGAGCGCTTATAGCCAAAAGCCATCAGCACCAGCTCGGCAAACAGTCCCTGGATAAACCCATACAATAGAACTTCCAGGCCCCATTCCGAGCCCATCAGGAATTCCCCCGATGAAGCGGCTACTTCAGCAAGGAGTGCCACACCTGGTTTCCGGATAATCAAGAACGCCACGATAGCAGCAATGAACCACATTCCGTATATAAATTGATCCAGGTGAAGTCCCAGTGGCTTGAGAGCATAATATAGTGGTCCCCATAGCTTATAAACAATTCCAAACGCAATCGAAATGACCACGGTCACTAAAATATCTGTTAGTTTTAACCCTTTTGACATCTTCAATCTCCCTTTCTTGAAGCAGTGGACTAAATCCCTGCAACTTACTGTGCTAAAGCATCGGTAATATTTATTGGCCAGCCTTCAAGCGAGTATGCCATTTCCCAGAATTGCAGCTCATATTGACTGCTGATTAAAAAGTGTTGCTTCATCTTTTCTTTTTCCTTTTCTGAAGCAGTTTCTGCAATAGCATCCAGAAAGTTAAGCTGCTCCATCACCAGCTCTCTGAACCAGTCGCCGCCATAGGCGGCAATCCATTCCTGGTAAATCGGATGATCCGGAGACGCATCTTTGAGCATTAGCCCAATCTCATAGTAAATCCAATAGCAGGGAAGGATCGAAGCAATGATTTCCCCAATGCTTCCTGAAGCAGCGACCCTGTAAAGGTGAGAGGTATAGGCATAGGCAGTCGGCGCTGGCTCAAATCCTTGTAAATCTTCCTTGGTGACTCCGAGCTGTCCCATAAACCTTTCATGTAAACTGAGTTCGGCCTGATATGTACCTTGTGCATGGGCAGCCATTCTTGCAGTTGTAGATAAATCCTCAGCCCTCGAGGCTCCGATTGCCTGAATACGGGCGAAATGGGAGAGGTAATAGGAATCCTGTAAAAGGTAATATCGAAAGGATTCAAGTGATAAAGTCCCGTTTGCGATTCCCTGGACGAAAGGGTGATTGAAATTCGCCTCCCATACCTCGTTTGCTTCTTGACGGATCATGCTTGTGAATGTTGACATAACAACCTCCTGAGTTTCAAAATTCAGCATCCTGCCGGCGAAGGATGCCGTTTTTTCCAATAAAAAAACCACTTTCTGCAGGCAGAAAGTGGTTGTATTGGCAGCAAATCGAAACAGTGAAAGCTACAGATACTCCACTTCCCTACGCTGGTATGATCCAGATCAGGTTCGAAGGGTCTTAAAGTTTCACTTTAATCTCAGCCTTAACAAAAGGCTCCCCCAGTAGATATATTTCGCTATTAAATTAATATCTGAGCTCATCATATCATGCTTCACAAAATTGTCAAACAATAATGTTGATTATAAATTTTATTGTGCTCAGACCTTAAATTCAACAAATAAAGGGGAAAGAATGGGGAAGGAGTAACAAAGAAAATGCATTGTTATGTTTCTTTTTTCAAGACGATCGTACTACTTTGTTGCAGCCTTAAGCATTTATTTTTTTACTCCTCTACCCATTTTGTCAATCCTGTGAACAACTGCTTTCGTTAAGCATATTTTTGGACTATGCGCCACTTGTTTTATAGGATATGTTTAGGCAGGAAATACTAATTTCGAATGAAGACCGAAAATTAGCGGATTATGATATTCAAAGGAGTTGTACACCATGTCAGAAGAGAAAATTTATGACGTCATTATCATCGGTGCCGGACCGGCTGGGATGACGGCTGCTGTTTATACTTCACGTGCGAACTTGTCTACACTGATGCTTGAGCGCGGCGTGCCGGGCGGACAGATGGCAAATACAGAAGAAGTTGAAAACTATCCAGGCTTTGACCATATTCTTGGACCTGAGCTTTCAACGAAAATGTTTGACCACGCGAAAAAATTCGGTGCTGAATATGCTTACGGTGATGTAAAAGAAGTCATCGATGGCAAGGAATATAAAATCATCAAAGCTGGCAACAAAGAATATAAGGCGCGCTCCATCATTGTTTCTGCTGGTGCAGAATACAAGAAGCTGGGGGTTCCTGGCGAGCAGGAGCTTGGCGGCCGTGGTGTTTCTTACTGTGCGGTATGTGACGGCGCATTCTTCAAAGGAAAAGAACTTGTTGTTGTTGGCGGCGGAGACTCAGCTGTCGAAGAGGGCGTTTATTTGACTCGCTTCGCTTCAAAAGTGACAATCGTTCACCGTCGTGATGAGCTCCGTGCGCAAAAAATCCTTCAGGATCGTGCATTTGCCAATGACAAAATTGATTTCATCTGGAACCATACTGTCAAGCAGATCAACGACAAAGATGGTAAAGTCGGCAGCGTGACTCTTGTTTCAACACAAGATGGCGAAGAAAGAGAATTCGCGGCAGATGGTGTATTCATCTATATCGGAATGGTTCCATTGACTAAGCCATTCGAGGGCCTTGGAATCACGAATAGCAATGGCTATATCGAAACAAACGAACAGATGGAAACGAAAGTGCCGGGAATCTTCGCAGCTGGCGACATCCGTGAAAAGACACTTCGCCAAATCGTTACAGCAACTGGCGACGGTAGTATCGCGGCACAAAACGCGCAGCATTATGTCGAAGAATTGATCGAAGAATTAAAAGCAAACGCATAAAAAAATACCAAACCCGCTGTATATGATTCAGCGGGTTTTTATGGGCTTTTCCCAATACGATGGTAAAAACAGCATGTCTCGGCATAAATTAACAAAACGTAATTATATATTAATTCTCCTGTAACAGTAGTGAAACAATCATGGGGTATTATAGGAATAGAAATTGACCCCCTTTTAAAAATATAATCCTTTGACGGCACAGGTTATCCTGTGCTCTTTTTTTTGCATAAAAGTGAAACAGGCCGTTGTATCGGATTATAACACCATACGCTTACCGAAATTTGTATCTGCTAAACTCACTTATTCCTTAACAAAAATATCATCTTTGTATTCATTGTGGCGAAAAACTAAAAATAGTATAATGGAAAGAATAAAAGTTCGGCTTTTTTGCAGGACTGTTTTTTCCGCGATTGCTGCTTTTTTTGATGTTGATTGGAATCGAAAAACAGGAGCCATTTCTGTGTGAAAAACAGCAGAGCTTACGAAAACTTTAAAGTGCCTTGATGGCCTTTACGCACGCACATATAAAGAGGTGGATTTGATGCAGCGAGTGACGAATTGTGTTTTAGTAAAAGATAATAAGATTTTGCTGCTGCAAAAGCCGCGCCGAAATTGGTGGGTGGCTCCAGGCGGAAAAATGGAACCAGGAGAAACCGTGAAGGATTCATGTGTCAGGGAATTTCGCGAAGAAACAGGGATTTACCTGCGCAATCCGCAAATAAAAGGGATTTTCACATTTGTCATCAAGGAAGATGATCAAGTTGTATCCGAGTGGATGATGTTCACGTTTTACGCCACTGAGGCAGATGGCATCAACCTGGATGAATGTGAGGAAGGAACACTTGCCTGGCATGAGCTTGACGGCATAAAAGACCTGCCAATGGCAGCGGGAGATTATCACATCCTGGAATACATGGTCCATGGACAAGGAATTATCTATGGCACTTTTACTTATACACCGGATTTTGAGCTGATCAATTACAGGCTCGATCCAAATTGATACCATAAATAACTTTATTTGCAGGGGGAAAGAGATATGAGTACCGGTTCAAGCACTGATACCCAGCTCGTGATTATAACAGGTATGTCTGGCGCAGGTAAAACCGTCGCCATCCAGAGCTTCGAAGACCTTGGTTTCTTCTGCGTCGACAACCTGCCGCCAACTTTGCTGCCGAAATTCCTTGAGTTAATGAAGGAATCTGGCACGAAAATGAACAAAGTGGCACTGGTCATGGATTTGCGAGGACGCGAATTTTTTGACTCTCTATTTAAAGCGCTGGATGATTTGGCTGAAACTTCATGGGTGACACCACAGGTATTGTTCCTTGACGCGGATGACTCGACTCTTGTGCGCCGCTATAAAGAAACGAGACGTTCGCACCCGCTTGCTCCATCCGGACTGCCGCTTGAAGGCATCCAGCTTGAACGAGAGCTTCTGGAAGAACTGAAGGGTAGAGCGCAGCTTATCTACAAAACAACAGGAATGAAGCCGAAAGAACTCCGTGAAAAAATCCTTGAGGAGTTTTCGGTGAACAAGAAGACGATTTTTACGGTCAATGTCATGTCCTTTGGTTTCAAGCATGGAATACCAATTGATGCTGACCTTGTTTTTGACGTCCGCTTTTTGCCAAATCCACATTATATTGAACACATGCGTCCAAAAACAGGTCTTGATGAAGACGTGTCGACATATGTTTTAAAATGGAACGAGACGAGCAAGTTCCTTGAAAAGGTGACTGATTTGCTGGGTTTCATGCTCCCTCACTATAAAAGGGAAGGAAAGGCTCAGCTAATCATTGCCATCGGCTGCACAGGCGGCCAGCACCGTTCTGTTGCCCTGGCGGAACACATCGCCAGATTTTTCGAGAAAGACTATCATACCCGTGTGACCCACCGTGATATCGATAAAAGGCAGGGACATATAAAATGATGACGGATGGACTGCCAAAAATCGTCATCATCGGGGGTGGAACGGGTCTCCCTGTCCTGCTGCGGGGCTTGAAAAAACACCCAGTCGACATCACTGCGATTGTCACGGTTGCTGATGATGGCGGCAGCTCTGGCCGATTGAGGGAGGATATGCAAATTCCTCCACCGGGGGATATCCGGAATGTCCTTGCAGCACTTTCAGATGTGGAGCCGTTGATCGAAGAGATGTTCCAGCACCGATTCAATACAGCCAATGAATTGTCCGGCCATTCGCTTGGCAATCTAATCTTGGCCGCGATGACGTCGATCACCGGCAATTTTGTTCATGCGATACAGGAAATGAGCAAGGTCCTGAATGTGCGCGGGAAAGTACTGCCGGCGGCAAACAGGAGCGTTATGCTTAATGCGGTGATGGAGGATGACAGCATCGTCAGGGGAGAATCCAAAATACCTTACTCCGGAAAAAGGATCAAAAGGGTCTTTTTGAATCCAGAAGGAGTAAAGCCATTGCCTGAAACTCTCCAGGCCATCAGGGAAGCTGATTTGATTGTGATCGGGCCGGGCAGTTTGTATACTAGCATACTGCCGAATTTGCTCGTAAAGAGACTTGGCAAGGAAGTTTGCAAAGCCAAAGCACGCAAGGTGTATATTTGCAACCTGATGACCCAGGCAGGGGAGACACATGATTTTGCTGCCAGTGATCATATTAAAGCAATCTATGACCACATGGACTGTGCTTTTATTGATACGATTCTTGTGAACAGTGAGACAATCCCGCCGGATGTTGAACTACGTTATAAGGAAGAGCTTGCCCAGCCTGTCCATTTTGACCTTGACCGGCTGATGTCATTAGGGATTGAAGTCGTCCAGGATGAAATCGCTGAGCTGGATGGCAATGTCATCAGGCATGACACGAAAAAAGTTTCAGAAATTTTATATTCTATGATAATAAATGAAACCAAAAAGAGATATAACGCGTAAATATATGATGCAAGCGTTTGTCTCTTTTGAATGCATTGAGCAAAAAAATAAAAAAGACAGCTGCTGCGCTGGCTTGCCAGGGTGTCAGCGCTAAATAACAGGGGGTGAGAAGGTGTCGTTCGCTTCGGAAACAAAAAAGGAACTCACGAATATAGACGTGAAGGGCTGCTGCGCCGACGCGGAACTGTCCGCTTTAATCCGGATGAATGGTTCCCTTTCCTTCTCAAATCGCAAACTCATCGTAGACATACAGACGGAAAATGCCGCGATTGCCAGGCGTATCTATACCTTGATCAAAAAAAGTTATCAGGTTCAGGTAGAGCTCCTTGTGCGCAAAAAGATGCGGCTGAAAAAAAATAATGTTTATATTGTCCGCCTTAAGGAATCAGCCAGGGAAATTCTGGAGGATTTAAAGATATTAGGAGAAGGTTTTGAAATAATTTATGACATATCGCCTGAACTAGTGAAAAAGAAATGTTGTAAGCGTTCTTATCTAAGAGGCGCTTTCCTTGCGGGAGGTTCTGTGAACAACCCGGAAACATCCTCCTATCATTTGGAGATTGCCTCCATGTATCAGGAACATAATCACTCATTATGTGAGCTGATGAATACGTTCGGGTTGAACAGTAAAACGCTTGAGCGAAAAAAAGGCTTCATCACATATTTGAAGGAAGCGGAAAAAATCACTGAGTTTTTGAACATCGTTGGTGCACATAATGCGTTGCTGCGATTCGAGGATATCCGGATTGTCCGCGACATGAGAAACTCGGTTAATCGCCTCGTGAATTGTGAAACAGCTAACTTGAATAAAACAATTGGTGCTGCACTACGACAGGTAGAGAATATCCGCTTCATAAGGGATACAGTCGGCCTGCAAATTTTACCGGAAAAGCTGAGGGAAATCGCTCAGCTCCGTGTCGATTACCAGGATGTCACCCTTAAAGAGTTGGGCGAGATGGTAAGCGGTGGAACAATCAGCAAATCAGGAATCAATCACCGGCTGCGAAAGATCGATGAAATTGCGGATAAACTGCGTGCCGGACAAATTACAAATAAATAGAGGGTTAGAGGAGGAAAAGCAATGGTGGAAAAACAGGTGGAAGTAAAATTGAAAACTGGTTTACAGGCTCGCCCTGCGGCGTTGTTCGTGCAAGAAGCAAACAGGTTCTCATCTGATATATTTCTAGAGAAGGACGGAAAAAAGGTGAACGCGAAGAGCATCATGGGATTGATGAGCCTTGCCGTTAGTGCTGGCGCATCCGTGAACCTGATCGCAGAAGGCAATGATGAGGAAGAAGCAGTGGAAAAGCTCGCTGAATATATCCAGAAAGAAAACTAATCCTATAAAATAAGGTTGAAAAAACAAAAACTCGCTCCCTTTAAAGAGCGAGTTTTTAAATCGGATTATTTATCCTTCTTTTCTTCAAGCACATTGCGAGTGATGATCTGGTCAACAAGACCATATTCCTTCGCACGGTCAGCAGTCATGAAGTTGTCACGGTCAGTATCTTTCGAGATGACTTCAAGTGGCTGGCCAGTACGCTCAGAAAGGATTGTATTCAGCTTTTCACGAAGGAAAAGAATGCGCTTCGCAGCGATTTCAATTTCTGTCGCCTGTCCCTGAGCACCACCCAGTGGCTGGTGAATCATGACTTCTGCGTTCGGAAGTGCATAACGCTTCCCTTTTGTACCAGCAGCGAGAAGGAATGCACCCATGGAAGCAGCCATACCGATACATATTGTTTGGACATCTGGCTTGATGAACTGCATAGTATCGTAGATTGCCATACCGGCAGTGATGCTGCCGCCCGGGCTATTAATGTAGATGGAGATGTCTTTTTCCGGATTTTCAGCTTCCAGGAAAAGCAACTGAGCTACGATTGAGTTGGCAACATTGTCATCAATCCCGCTTCCCAGCATAATGATGCGATCCTTTAAAAGGCGGGAATAAATATCATATGCCCTTTCGCCCCGATTCGTTTGTTCAATGACTGTAGGAATCAAGTTCATGTTTGTTTTCCTCCTTTAACGTAAAGATCATTTACTGCCCTTAAAAAAGCAGTTACTGCCTTTATAAAGGCAAATTGCAGGCTGGCATAAACTGGTTCGTTTGCCAGAACACCTATGTAGTTTCATGATACACGCATGGTCAATAAAGGTCAAACGAATCGCTTGCATAGTCTGCAGAAACTGTTCGACAATAATATATATTCCAATTTACTGTACCGTATCCATCTTACCCAAGATTGTCATTTTTAAACAACCTTACTGGCTGCCCTTCCAAAAAATCATTCTTGCAAACCGGGAAAACTTAACCTATAATAGGTAAGCGTAACGCTAACTTGTAACATGCCCTCGTGGTGCAACGGATAGCACGTAAGATTCCGGTTCTTGAGATGTGGGTTCGATTCCTGCCGAGGGCGTCATTAAAATCCCGCTGAGTCCAATTTTGGCTCAGCGGGATTTTTTTTATTTTCAGCCACTACAATATGTGGATTTTCCTATTACTTTCAAAATAGTGTATACGACTAGGAGCATTCACCTAAACAAGCATTTGCTCTCTTTCATAGAGCAATAGAGAGGTGCATTTCCACCTCAATATTTTATGAAAGGAAGATGTAAATGCCACATTTTAAGTTATTGCAGCAAGTGCCTGACACGTGCTTTGAACCAGTTTTGATTGAAGTTGATGATGCAACGTTTCATATACTTTGCTGGATATCGAACGTTTTGGCACAGGTTATAGGTGGATTTACCGCATCGACAAAATAGACGCTGAAAGCGCTTTGAGTGATTGGGTATTAGGAATTGATGCACCTTGTCTAGATTTTATTGGCGAGGCTTTTATTAGTGAGGTTTTCACTGGAGATGATCTGGCAGATTTGATTCCATTGGACGAAGTTACAAGTGGTGAAACCTTTGAAAATCCTGGCACTGCCCCAGACCCTTGCCCTGAGGGATCTCCATGTAGTGAAGGTCTGCGGGTAACTGGTTTTAAATTTGATGATTTGGGAACAGAACAACCAGAAGGGCTTGGCTTTTTAGAAGCTGGCAGTTCCTAATTATTCGCCTTTGTCTTTAACCTGCCGCCAGTAGTCGATGAGGAAGTATGTGCAGCACTAAAATTTGGACCACTTGAAGCTTGCGGTGTTATTTGCGGTCCAGCATGTATCATATGCCCAGATGCTTGCGTATGCCCAGAAGAAGATATCGACACTTTTGATTGCACAGCAACAGTTCCTGAAAATTCGACATGTTTCACAATCCCGGAAGCTGTACCTACCGAAGTTTTACATGCAATATTGATGATAATCCATTCCCAGAAGAAACACTTACATGTGAGGATATTGACATTATCATCAACTCTGAAACAGTGAATGATGCAAGCACAAGTGCTGTTATCAACTATACAGTTGAGTTGCCTGAGTGTGTAGTACCTGAAGAAGAACCGCCAGTAGTAGGAGCACAACCTGGAAATTATTGTCCGCCTGCGCCAACTACTCCTATCCGCAATACTCAAATTAGAAACACTCCAGCCGTAAACAGATCTATCAGACGCAGAAGGTAACATGAAATCTTAGGAAAGCAGCGGAATCTTAGAGGATCCGGCTAAAATTTGCTGCTGAAAGCCTCTTGCCTGATTTCAGGCAAGAGGTTTTTTATATACACGAAGTAGATGTCATACCAAATTCTTTCCATACACGAAAGCCTGTTTATCATGTAAAATGATTGCAGGGGTGATTTTGATGGATTTGAAAGCTGGTTTATGGCAAAAACAGACGTTAAAATTGGCGATGACTCAGGAGCTGACCCAGGCAATCGCACTCTTGCAATACTCAGCACAGGAGCTTGCGGCATTTCTTGAAGCTAAATCAATGGAAAATCCCCTGATGCAAGTAGACTTTAAAAACATCTCTCATTTTGATGCCAGTATGGACCGTACACGAAAAACGAAAAGAAAGACATTCGAACGGGACCAGAAAAACTTGATTGAG
This DNA window, taken from Mesobacillus boroniphilus, encodes the following:
- a CDS encoding HPr family phosphocarrier protein — protein: MVEKQVEVKLKTGLQARPAALFVQEANRFSSDIFLEKDGKKVNAKSIMGLMSLAVSAGASVNLIAEGNDEEEAVEKLAEYIQKEN
- a CDS encoding ECF transporter S component gives rise to the protein MSKGLKLTDILVTVVISIAFGIVYKLWGPLYYALKPLGLHLDQFIYGMWFIAAIVAFLIIRKPGVALLAEVAASSGEFLMGSEWGLEVLLYGFIQGLFAELVLMAFGYKRSGVFVVSLASIAACGGSLIMDFYKGYIEDLAAWNLTLLVVMRVAGSILFSGLLAHVIVKALERTGVTNVLRPASKEDFDSLNQ
- the clpP gene encoding ATP-dependent Clp endopeptidase proteolytic subunit ClpP; the encoded protein is MNLIPTVIEQTNRGERAYDIYSRLLKDRIIMLGSGIDDNVANSIVAQLLFLEAENPEKDISIYINSPGGSITAGMAIYDTMQFIKPDVQTICIGMAASMGAFLLAAGTKGKRYALPNAEVMIHQPLGGAQGQATEIEIAAKRILFLREKLNTILSERTGQPLEVISKDTDRDNFMTADRAKEYGLVDQIITRNVLEEKKDK
- a CDS encoding ABC transporter ATP-binding protein, with the protein product MSIISSFEKLRLKFPGAEKLLFKDLSITFEKGEKVLLLGPTGCGKSTLLQALSGLIPKSVEIPIHYERAIYPDSWGFVFQDPDTQFCMPYADEEIAFVLENLQLPRELMPERIAELLSVVGLELDGPHSSIQTFSGGMKQRLAIASVLALDPDVLFFDEPTAMLDPEGTKMIWETVKKISSDKTVIIVEHKIEHVADFIDRVIVFDDAGTIIADGTPELVFASYKNEFQKNGIWFPGVWEQYKTARPPSKKLDLQNKKHLVLENFKGFRKKNVKIHIERAVAESGDWIAVAGKNGAGKSTLLLSLIQLLTTTGTYEIDGRMIHKNKDVSKDAAFVFQNPEFQFVANTVYDELAFTFMQKKEDETAVQQKVSELLLLFKLADQQDLHPYQLSMGQKRRLSVATAFAQNPFILLLDEPTFGQDSQNTFALLELLEKYQAKGCIIIMATHDRHIIEHFATKVWNVSEGKVTVAEKNFEEDEIEISVEDIHAYTI
- the tenA gene encoding thiaminase II, with amino-acid sequence MSTFTSMIRQEANEVWEANFNHPFVQGIANGTLSLESFRYYLLQDSYYLSHFARIQAIGASRAEDLSTTARMAAHAQGTYQAELSLHERFMGQLGVTKEDLQGFEPAPTAYAYTSHLYRVAASGSIGEIIASILPCYWIYYEIGLMLKDASPDHPIYQEWIAAYGGDWFRELVMEQLNFLDAIAETASEKEKEKMKQHFLISSQYELQFWEMAYSLEGWPINITDALAQ
- the whiA gene encoding DNA-binding protein WhiA yields the protein MSFASETKKELTNIDVKGCCADAELSALIRMNGSLSFSNRKLIVDIQTENAAIARRIYTLIKKSYQVQVELLVRKKMRLKKNNVYIVRLKESAREILEDLKILGEGFEIIYDISPELVKKKCCKRSYLRGAFLAGGSVNNPETSSYHLEIASMYQEHNHSLCELMNTFGLNSKTLERKKGFITYLKEAEKITEFLNIVGAHNALLRFEDIRIVRDMRNSVNRLVNCETANLNKTIGAALRQVENIRFIRDTVGLQILPEKLREIAQLRVDYQDVTLKELGEMVSGGTISKSGINHRLRKIDEIADKLRAGQITNK
- a CDS encoding energy-coupling factor transporter transmembrane component T family protein, which gives rise to MHIQFDSKETWLHKINPSVKLLTFASLFFVVLFIHNINLIVLFTLAPCILFLFFTGHPFRRIMLFSIPFILIFVSTSSSMILFGKGETTLLKWGLVHISQESLFRGIHLGFRALIYAMLGLTFALTTRPVMLFYSLMQQLKLKPKYAYSFMAGIRLVPIMIEEFTTIRYARTVRGVEQSYSLGGIFSSIRSFSIPLLSQSIRRAYRIAVAMEAKRFSQTDSRTFYYSIEFSRYDLFFIAYFAALLSLAYFISGQYPLFPAVDVRSL
- the rapZ gene encoding RNase adapter RapZ translates to MSTGSSTDTQLVIITGMSGAGKTVAIQSFEDLGFFCVDNLPPTLLPKFLELMKESGTKMNKVALVMDLRGREFFDSLFKALDDLAETSWVTPQVLFLDADDSTLVRRYKETRRSHPLAPSGLPLEGIQLERELLEELKGRAQLIYKTTGMKPKELREKILEEFSVNKKTIFTVNVMSFGFKHGIPIDADLVFDVRFLPNPHYIEHMRPKTGLDEDVSTYVLKWNETSKFLEKVTDLLGFMLPHYKREGKAQLIIAIGCTGGQHRSVALAEHIARFFEKDYHTRVTHRDIDKRQGHIK
- a CDS encoding NUDIX hydrolase, yielding MQRVTNCVLVKDNKILLLQKPRRNWWVAPGGKMEPGETVKDSCVREFREETGIYLRNPQIKGIFTFVIKEDDQVVSEWMMFTFYATEADGINLDECEEGTLAWHELDGIKDLPMAAGDYHILEYMVHGQGIIYGTFTYTPDFELINYRLDPN
- a CDS encoding gluconeogenesis factor YvcK family protein: MMTDGLPKIVIIGGGTGLPVLLRGLKKHPVDITAIVTVADDGGSSGRLREDMQIPPPGDIRNVLAALSDVEPLIEEMFQHRFNTANELSGHSLGNLILAAMTSITGNFVHAIQEMSKVLNVRGKVLPAANRSVMLNAVMEDDSIVRGESKIPYSGKRIKRVFLNPEGVKPLPETLQAIREADLIVIGPGSLYTSILPNLLVKRLGKEVCKAKARKVYICNLMTQAGETHDFAASDHIKAIYDHMDCAFIDTILVNSETIPPDVELRYKEELAQPVHFDLDRLMSLGIEVVQDEIAELDGNVIRHDTKKVSEILYSMIINETKKRYNA
- the trxB gene encoding thioredoxin-disulfide reductase, with amino-acid sequence MSEEKIYDVIIIGAGPAGMTAAVYTSRANLSTLMLERGVPGGQMANTEEVENYPGFDHILGPELSTKMFDHAKKFGAEYAYGDVKEVIDGKEYKIIKAGNKEYKARSIIVSAGAEYKKLGVPGEQELGGRGVSYCAVCDGAFFKGKELVVVGGGDSAVEEGVYLTRFASKVTIVHRRDELRAQKILQDRAFANDKIDFIWNHTVKQINDKDGKVGSVTLVSTQDGEEREFAADGVFIYIGMVPLTKPFEGLGITNSNGYIETNEQMETKVPGIFAAGDIREKTLRQIVTATGDGSIAAQNAQHYVEELIEELKANA